The Chryseobacterium glaciei DNA window CTTTATCTCAGCAGTCTCAGTCAATATACGTTTGTCCAATGCATCCTGAAGTTACTTCAAATAAAACCGGAACATGCCCAAAATGCGGAATGGATCTGGTTGAAAAAGAACGTAATGAGGATGAAATTACTGAACCAGAAACTGATAAAAACTTACCGTTTAAAAGAAATTCCGAAAATGGGAAAGTAAGTTTTGGAGGAAAAACAGTTCGCTATGATTTGTATGTAAAAGATACGATTGTCAATTTTACAGGTAAAAACCGAAGAGCAATTGCGGTAAACGGTAAATTACAGGCTCCAACTTTATATTTTACAGAAGGAGATACTGCGGAGATTTATCTTCACAATATGTTGAAAGAAAACACTGGTTTTCACTGGCACGGAGTAATCTTGCCTAACGAACATGACGGTGTTCCGTATCTTACGACAAAACCTGTACAACCTGGTGAGACTCATTTATATAAATTTAGAGTTTCACAAAACGGAACATATTGGTATCATTCGCATCAAGGTTTGCAGGAGCAGATCGGAATGAATGGAATTTTAGTTTTCAATAAAAGAGAAGGTGAACCAAAAGTTCAGTATACTAAAGAAATCCCAGTGTTATTAGGAGATTGGAGCGATGATGATCCAATGCAAATCGCAAGAAGACTTCATATGGCCAATACAGATTGGTACGCCATCAAGAAAAATGCAGTTCAAAGTTATTGGGAAGCCATAAAATCTGGAAATTTCGGAACAAAAGCATTGAACGAATGGAAAAGAATGGAAGCAATGGACGTGAGTGATGTGTATTATGATAAATTTCTCATCAACGGACAGCCAAGTTCCGATTATTCAAATTTAAAAGCTGGCGATAAAGTAAGACTGAGAGTGGCTAATGGAGGTTCTTCTACTTATTTCTGGCTGAATTTTGGAGGTGGAAAATTTAAAGTTGTCGGAAATGATGGAAATGATGTTGTTCCTGTTGAAGTAGATCGTTTGATTGTCGGTGTTTCCGAAACTTATGATATTGAAGTCACCATTCCTGAAAATAAAAGTTTTGAATTTCGGGCTACTTCAGAAGACAGAATTGGCCATGCTTCACTTTGGCTGGGTTCTGGTGAAAAAATTGAAGCCCCGAATTTACCAAGATTAATGCTTTTTGAAGGGATGAAAATGATGAACGGAATGATGGAAATGAGCGGAAATATGAAGCCGATGAATATGACGATGGGAAATCAAATGATGGATATGAATGAAGTGATGTATCCTGAACTTCCTGAAAGTCAGCGAAAAATGACAGCTAAGCATATGAATGAAATGATGGGGGTAAAAGAAAAGGAATCTAAGAAAGAAGAAGATCATTCAAATCATTCAGAAATGAATATGAAGGAAGAAAAACACATTAAAAGATTATCTTACAATATTTTAAAATCACCTGAAAAGACCATTCTTCCTACAGAAAATGTAAGAGAAATGAAGTTTACGCTCGAAGGTAATATGAACCATTATCTCTGGACGTTAGACAATAAAACCGTTACAGAGACAGATAAAATCTTAGTTAAAAAAGGGGAGATTTTAAGAATTACGCTCTATAATAACTCAATGATGCGTCACCCGATGCACTTGCATGGTCATGATTTTAGATTAATCAATTCAAAAGGAGAATATTCGCCATTGAAAAATGTGGTTGATATCATGCCGATGGAAACAGATGTAATTGAATTTGCAGCAAATCAGGATGGTGACTGGTTTTTCCACTGTCATATTTTGTATCACATGATGGCAGGAATGGGAAGGATTTTCAGTTATGAAGATTCAAAACCTAATCCTCAGCTTCCGAATAGAAAACTGGCTTGGAAAGATTTTATGAAAGACAACAGAATGGTAAGTTCTATGGCAATGCTGGATGTTGCAAGCAATAAAATTCATGCAGAAACCATGACGATGTTCGGACCAAGATGGGCTAATTTAAATGAATTTCATTCCAATTGGAATATGGATCATTTTGACGGAAATTTTAAAGTTGGAAGATTTCTAGGGAAATTCCAGTGGGCATTGCCTTATGCAGGTTTCAGGATTCAAAAAAATCATGAGATTATGGAAAGAAAAATGGCAGAGGAAATGGAAATGGATTTTCACGGGAAAAAAACCTGGTTCGGACAGCAAAAAGCTTCAAAAAATAAAGCTGTTTTTATTGTTGGTGCTCAATATCTTTTACCGATGTTGGTTACTGCTGATGCCAGTATAGACCAAAACGGAAAGGTTTTATTGGAACTGAGTAGGGAAGATATACCTATTTCCAGAAGAATAAGAGGAAATTTCAGTCTTAATTCTGATGGAGAATTTACAACCGGTTTGAGATATATTGTACAAAAATGGTTCTCAATCTCCGGAAATTACAATAACGAAATGGGCTGGGGAGCCGGACTTACTTTGACTTATTAATACAAAAGACTGTTTCAATTTGAAGCAGTTTTTTTGTTTTTTGACCACAGATTTACACAAATCGACACGGATGATTGAGAATATTTAATCTGTTTTCAATCAGCCTTGTCAAGGTTTAAAACCTTGACAAGGCTCATAATTATCTGAATTTTTTAAAGAGAAAAATTACATTTCCAGTTTTATAACTTTCTCAACCATCTTTTGGTTTATACTTTCAGGAGTCAATCTCATAAAGAAATTTCGTAGAGAATTTCCTCGTTCCCATTGTGAGATTTGCCCGATTTTCCAGCTTGTATTCACGACATAATCCACCTTTTTTCTTCTGATTTTCTGGAATTCCGCAAAAACAGTATTAAAATCTTGATGAGTTTCAAGTAATTTTCCAATAATATAGGAATCTTCAATGGCCTGACAAGCACCTTGTCCCATATTTGGAGTGGTTGCATGAGCTGCATCGCCAATCAAACAAAGGTTTTCAGAATACCATTTTGGAATAGGAGACAGGTCCATAATATCATTAAGAATAATATTTTCTTTTGGAGTAGATTCTAAAATTTTTAAAACTAAAGGATTAAAATCGCTAAAATTTTCAGCTAAACTATTGTAACGTTTGTGTTTCCCGTGATTAATTAACGCATACCAATATATTTTTTTCTCTGAAAGCTTCACAAAACCAAAACGCTTTGCTTTTCCCCAAATTTCAAGAGCTTGATGATGAAATTCCTCGGGTAAATCAAAATCTAATAAACCTCTCCAACACATTTGCTTTGCATTTCGGATGTTTCCTGTTTCGAAAATTTGATTTCTGATTTTAGAATGAATTCCATCTGCTCCGAAAACTATTTTACCTTCGACTTCAATTCCATTTTCAAAGTTTAAAATATAGTTTTCTTTTTTCTTGATTTGGGTTAAAGAATGATCAAGTTTAATATGTTCGAAACCAATATTTTCAGCTAATATTTTTTGTAATTCTGCTCTGTGAATCGCTACGTTGCAGGAATTATATTTATTTTCTAATTCAAGAATATTTGTTTTTGTAATAGGTTTCAACTTTTCATCCGTAATCGAAATTCCATGAATTTTGTTTCCTGCTTTCTCAATTTTTTCTTTTAATCCTAACTGATCAAAGGTTTGCATAGCATTTATGGCCATCATAATTCCAGCTCCGACAGGTTTTATTTCTGGTGCTGATTCATAAATTGTGAAGTCTAAATTATTTTGTTTCAGGACATTTCCAAGAGCTAAACCGCCAATTCCGGCTCCGATTATTGAGATTGAATTCATTATTTTAAGTTTTTTAATTCATTCAATAATTGATTTTGCTTATTGATGAAATTATTCAAACTGTCTGTTTTCAAAGGATGAGCGTTTTGGTATTTTTCGATCTCGGGAAGCGTTTTTTTGATTTTGAAAGCGTTATAAAAACTGGAAATTTTATAATTATTAAGATTGACTTGCTTTGTTAATTCTTCCAATTTTTTCTTTTTTAAATTAAATTTTTCTGAACTATTTTGTAAAAGACTAAGAATTTCTTTTTTTAATGCAGAGTCTCTAATTACTTTAGCTCTATTCTCAGCGATGTTATAATAATCTTCAGAGTTAGTAATTATGTCTTTATAAATATTCTGCATTTCTCGGCTGTCTTGCTGAATTGATAAAACTTTTTCATCTAGTTCTTTTAAATCTTTATTATTTTTAATTTGCTCAGAATAGATTCCTTCTAAAATATCCTGAGTATTACTTAATCTTTTTATAGGAAAGCTTGATTCTGTATTTTCTGCTGCTTTTTCTACAATTTCAGTTTGTTTAGGCTTATTTTCTGAACAAGAAAGTAATGATAGAGATAGGATAGAGGAGAAAAGTATTTTTTTCATAGTTTATTTTAATTTTATTCTCAATTTTTGTCATTCCGGAGGAATCTAGACGTAGTTTTTTAAATATAATTGTAGAGATTCTTCACTCCGCTGCGCTTCGTTCTGAATGACAAACGTGATGGTCAATTTATTATTTCAATTAGTTGAAGATACTTCCAAAATTGTTACAAAAAAAAACGGAGCTTGAAAAATCAAACTCCGCCTAATAAATTGTTGCGCTAAAATTATTTACCTAAATAAGATTTCAGGATCTTGCTTCTGGTATTATGCTTTAGTCTCTTAATTGCTTTTTCTTTGATCTGACGGACTCTCTCTCTTGTAAGATCGAAAGTTTCACCAATTTCCTCTAAAGTCATTGGATGTTTTCCGTTCAATCCGAAGTATAATCTTACTAAGTCAGCCTCTCTTGGAGTCAAAGTATTTAATGCTCTTTCAATTTCAATTTGAAGAGATTCAAGCATTAGATCTTTATCTGGACTTGGAGATTCTCCTGAACGCAATACATCATAAAGATTAGAATCTTCACCTTCTACCAAAGGTGCATCCATAGACAAGTGTCTTCCGGAGTTTTTCATAGATTCTTTAATATCTTCCTCGCTCATATCAAGAACTTCAGCCAATTCTTCCGGAGAAGGAGGTCTTTCGTTTTCTTGTTCTAAGTGAGCATATGCTTTATTGATCTTGTTGATGGAACCAATTTTATTCAATGGCAATCTTACAATTCTTGACTGTTCTGCCAAAGCCTGTAAAATCGACTGACGAATCCACCAAACCGCATAAGATATAAATTTGAAACCTCTAGTTTCATCATACCTTTTTGCTGCTTTCATCAGTCCTAAGTTACCTTCATTAATTAAATCGGGTAAAGAAAGACCTTGATTTTGGTATTGCTTAGATACGGAAACTACGAAACGAAGGTTGGCCTTGATTAATTTCTCCAGTGCAGCTCTGTCGCCCGCACGTATTCTTTGTGCCAAATCTACTTCTTCGTCCGCAGTGATCAGTTCCACTTTACCAATTTCCTGCAAATACTTGTCTAATGAAGCAGTTTCCCTGTTGGTTACCTGCTTAGTGATTTTTAATTGTCTCATTTATTTTATCCTCAAAATAGAGTTACTATATATTATACGTTTGAAAAGGTAAAAAGGTTACACATGTTTCAATTATTTTTTATTTAATTAAAATAAATTTCGAAAATTAGTTGTAAATTATCGCTCTTGTAAATCTGGGAGAGGATTTTGAACCATTAAGATTTTATTTAAAGAGTTGGGCATAATTAAGATAAATCATTTTAATTATTTAATATTAAGGTTAATATTTTTATTTAAAGCTTTATCCCGCTTTCCACTATATCTTTTGGGTTACGGGCTCCGCTTCGCTTCGCCCGCAACCCAAAAGGATGTCGCTACAATCGGGGCTAGGGTTGCAGTCGTTTTTTCAGAATCAGGTATTACGAGGAACGTAGTGACGAAGCAATCTCTTAATAGTCTTAACTTCTTAAATCAATCTTAATGGTTTAAATTTTTAAGTATTTAATTTAGATTCCTAATTTAATTTCGTTCTGAATGACATTGCAAATATTTTATTTATGAGAACATTAGTGTTTATTTGTGAAAAAAATTAGTGTTTTAAAAACAAAAAAAGCGAAACCTAAGTTCCGCTCATATAATTTTAAATTGACAATCAACTAAAGGCTATCAACAATCAACAATTAAAACAAATCATTTAACAATTTTGCCAGTCTCAAACCTCCGTAAAGAAGCTGTCTTTCCATTGTATCATTGAATTTGTACTGATAATCATAAGATAATTTTGAATCATTTGGAGTTTGTGCGTAGATTTTATTCGCAATTTTGTGAGAATCATACAACCAGTCTTCCAAAGTTCCTGTCTGAATTTGTTTTACTTCATCATCAGTTTTGATATCCAATAATTTCGAATATTCTGTATAGCTGTATTTTTGAGAATCTACTAATTTTCCGTCCCAAACTGAGTGTAAATTTGTTTTTTCTCCAAAATAAGTTACATTGATTTTGTTTCCTCCTAAATCTTCAGACCTCCCTGTGTGCATAGGCTGAGAAAGATCTCCCATAATATGAATCAAGAAAATCAAAGCAATTTTTCTGTCTTTTTCAGAAGTTTTTTCATCTTTTACCTGAGCAGACAAAGTTTTCACCTGAGTATACAAGCTCGGACCAGCCTGAGCTTTCAAATTTTGCTCAAATGCTTTGAAATCTGCCTGTGGATCAATGTTTACGTAATGCCAAGCTGAAGCCTGCTTCCAAGCACCTGTAGTGTCAGATTTAATGAAATCCGGCCAGTTTGCCCAATAAGCAAGACGTTCTCTCCCCATTATTTTTTTGATCTCTCTTCTTGCTTTCCCGGAAAGGTGGTTTTCAGCGATTTCTGCAATAATTCTGTGCCCCGTCAATCCCCACGCATAAGAATACAGTGAAGATGTGATGAATGCTAACATCAGAATTTTAGAATAAATACTTTTCATTTTATATAACATTTTTCAGATCGCAAAGATACGGCTCGCTTTCCGAATTGTATTAAAAATTGAATAATTTCTTGCTTTTCTAAGGTTAATAAAATTTAATCTAAATAAAAGGTTTAAAGTAAATCATTCTATCTTTTTAAGATATATTTGAAAATTGGAGCTTTGAAAACTTAGTATTTTTAACAACTTAAATATATTCAATGATTAAAATTTTTAAATATTAATGTTATACAAATCTCAAACTTATACTTTTACCGTATTTTCACGGAAATTATAATATATTATTCTATTTAATGTTAATAAATTAGTATTTTTAGAAGAAATTTATTGAGAAAATGCTTTTTCAATAATTAGAGATATATTACCTTTACAAGCCAAATAATCACAGGAAACACTATGTATGAGAATAATATTGTAGATATGTATTACAATAAGCTGCAGACAGATTTCAAGGCAGAAGCTGTCGCGGTGAATCTGTTGAAATATCACAGAGCGGTAAGCAATATCTTTATTGACAGGATCGGGATCAATGACAGGGCTTATTTAAAGGATATTAAAAATATTTCAAGCAATTATTTAGGTTTTGATGAAGAAGTTTTTACGATAGAAACGTACAGAGAAGGAATTTACGATTACCTTCCTGAAGGACTTTTTCATCCGCCTTCATTGGGTGCTACGAGAAAAAACGTTGAAAGCGTTGTTAAGGAAATCCGAAAGCAAAAAAGGGTAGAAGAAGATGCCAGAAAGTTTTTCCAACCTTTTGAATTGGAAATTTTCTTTACGGAAGTCAGTGCTTTGCTTAAAGAATTCGATTTTGACCTTACCAGCGACACCGATACTTTGCTAGAAACTGTCAGCGAACTTTGGCCTTTGGTGAAGATGCTAGATAAACAAAATGCCTATATTTTTATCTATATTTTACCGTTTTTTCATCAGATCAGAGGAGATAAAAAATGGCTTGAAAGATGTATGACAGCATTTTTACAAGTGCCTGTAGAGGTAACTTTTGCCCCAAATGTTATTGATGGAATAGGGGGAAATAATGATTCTATGTTATTAGGAAATTCAAAATTGGGAGTTACTTATATTCCGAGTGGGAAACATATGGACGGACAGCGAAATTGGGTAGTGAATATCGGCCCGATTCCGTATTCGGATATGAAAAAATATATTCATGGAAACCCGTTCAGAAAAGTACTTCAGGCTTTATACGATTATTTTCTTCCTGTAAGCGTAGATGTGGAAGAAAATTTTATCACAGAAAAGAAAGAATATTCATTTATGCTTGAGGATGATGGCAGAAATGCAAACCGCCTCGGATACTCTACCTTTCTGTAAAATATTTTATTATATTTACAATCACCAACAAAATATAAATTCGAAAAGAAACAAATGGAAATTTCTTCAGTTAAAGGGATCTTTTTTAGGTATATTTTAATGCCACTAATAGCAGTTATTATGATGATTATCCTCGGAATAATCAGAAGAAACAAACCTGCTATAAAAATTAAAGTAATCATCATATACGTTCTGCTTTGCAGTTTGTGTCTTGCTTTACCTGGTTTTTTCGGGTTTGCAGGGAATTTGTTTAACCCATATTGGTATCTTATTGCACAGATTATTTACCTTATTTTTGGGATTATTCACGTTAATTTATTAGATAAGTATTTCAAAAAACATATCGAATCTGTGTCGATGAGTATTTTGTTTGAATCAATACTTTCATTGACGTGTATCGCTTTCGGCGGATATCTTTTTTATCTGATTTTTAATTGGATGAGTAAAGGAACAGGTTACGCTATCATGTCGGCAACGAGCATGTTGATCTTTTTGGTTCCGATGGTATTTTACTATTGCTATATTCAGTTCATCAGTATTCCGTTCGATATTTATAAAACCTGGAGATATTCACCGGATCAGAGACTTCCGGACTTTGAAGGTGCAGATTTTGATAGATTAATGGTGTTGAATGTTGAGTTAAGCAAAAATCTTGAAGACGCCAACAGATTTAGAATTAAAGCTAAAACTTTACCAACCGGAGTAACTTTCGGAGACTGGTTTTATAGAGTAGTGGATGATTATAATCACAAGAATCCGGGATCTATCATTCATTTATCAGACATTGAAAAAGAACCATATTATTGGATCTTTTATACAAAAAAATCGTTTTTCAGTTTCAGAAGGTATATTAATTTTGATATGGATATTTCTGCAAACGGCATTTCAGAAAATGAAGTGGTGATCTGCAAAAGAGTTATCCAGCACGAAGAAGAAGGAATTACGAGAAAACCATAATCACAAATTTTAAAAGTATTAACTATGATACAGCCTATAAAACATTTTGCAATCAATTGGGTAGATGGGATGAAAGTTTCCCAAAGACACCTGAATGATCAGGATAATTTTCTAATAGATACCATCAGAGATTCAAATTCTTTGGCGATCACAACATATAATTACGGACTTTTACCAATCCCGAACGAGTTTACAGACAAAACTATTTTTGATGTTCATAATACGGCAACAAATGATGTTCAATTAGTTATAAAACATTGTAGCGCAGTGACTTTAGCAGGCTACAGAGTTGAGTTGAATGATAGGAGAGTAAGCGTAAAATCATTAGCCAAATCAATGAATGAAGAACAGGCTGATGGAGAATATTATATCCTAATTTCCGTTAATCCGTTTGATAAAGTTCCGTTTGGAGATATTGATCCTGAAGAAATTCCGCCTCGTCATCCCAATGCACAACCGAATCATCATATCGAGTTGCTTCCAGTAACTTCTTTGAATAGCAGTTACTCAGGAGGGAATTATCTGATCGTCGGAAAGGTTGATTTAAAGGGAAATATCGCGCAGGTAGATTCTAATTTTATTCCGCCTTGTACGTCTATTCAGAGTCATCCTGCTTTGTTGGATTATTACAACAGCTATGCAAAATCTATCGGAAATTTACAGCAATACGCTTTTAAAATCATTCAAAAAGCATCTCATAAAAATCAAAATACAGCGTTAGCTCAAAATGTTAAGTTTCTATGTAACACGATGGTTACGACGTTTGGAGATATGTATTTCCAATTCAGAAATATTATTCCTTGGCAACCACCTGTATTTTTAATTGAAAATTTTGCAAAATTGGCGCTTCATTTATACAATTCAACTCAGGTTTTGGTTCCTGCAGAATTGGAGGAAATGTTGAATTATAGCTTAGAATGGAGTGAAATTGCCCCTCATACCTTATTAAATCAACTATCTATTGTTGCTGAAACCAATTACGATCACCATAATTGTGGCGAACCACTTCTTTATATCCAACAGATGTTGAGAAGTTTAGAAACAATTTTCTCTAAATTAAGTGAATTGGATTACATCGGTCAGAGAAAAGAAAACATCATTGTTAACGAACAGGAAGTTTCTTCAAACAGCAATCCGAAAAGAGGCTGGAGTGTTCTAGATTAATTTTATAATCACTTTCAAAAAATATTTAATCCCGAACGCAATAATTTGGGATTTTTTGTATAAAATTGTCTGATTAAATTCTCACAGGTTTTTAGAGAATATTATATGCAGTCATCTGTGTAAATCTGTGGGAGAAAAAAATAAAAAAATGAATTTAAACCAAATAAGACAAGACACAAAAGGTTTATCCGATAATAAAATATTTCTAAACAACGCTGGTTCATCATTAATGCCAAAAGTTGTTGTAGAATCAATGGTTGATTATTTTCATCAGGAAGAACAATTCGGAGGATATGAAGTCGCCAACCGAACTGCAACTTTACTGGAAGAGTTTTATGAAGAAACAGCAAAACTGATCAACTGCAAGTTATCAAATATTGCTTTTGCAACCAGCGCGACGGATGCTTATACAAAAGCGTTGTCGAGTATTGTTTTCAAAGAAGGAGATGTTATCATTACCACTGTTGATGATTATATTTCGAATCAGATCACTTTCATTTCGCTTCAGAAAAAATTAAATATAAAAGTAATTAGAACGAAAAATCTTTCAGATAATGAATTGGATTTGGAGGATTTAGAAAATTTAATCAAGAAACACAATCCAAAATTAATTGCAGTTACGCATATTCCTACAAATTCAGGTTTGATTCAAAACGTTGAAGGTGTAGGGAAAATTTGCCGTCAATATGATGTTTTATATTTGGTTGATGCTTGCCAATCTGTTGGACAAATGGTTGTTGATGTTGAGAAAATCGACTGTGATTTCCTGACTGCCACAGGAAGAAAATTCATGCGTGGACCGAGAGGAACTGGATTTTTATATGTTTCTGACAGAGTTTTAGAGCAAAATTACGCTCCCTTATTGTTAGATATGAGAGGTGCAAACTGGACGGAATATGATGATTATGAATTATTTAAAACCGCAAAAAGATTCGAACATTGGGAGATTTCTTATGGTTCTTTACTAGGTTTTATGGAAGCTGTAAAGTATGCAAATAATATTGGCTTAGATAATATTGAAAATTATAACAAAAATTTATCTGGAAAACTTAGAGAAAACCTTAAAAATAGTGGTTTCAACGTTTGGGATTGGGGAAATAAGCTTAGTAGTATTGTTACTTTTTGTGAGCCTAATGGTGAGCTTGAAAATATTCAAAAAGTCCTAAAAGAGAATAATATATTTTTCTCAGTAACCTACAAAAATTCCGCTTTGATTGATTTTACTAATAAAAATGTGAATGGAATAGTAAGACTTTCACCACATTACTTTAATACAACGGAAGAAATTGAAACTGTTTCTGAAATTTTGAAAAATAGCTTGAAGTAAAAATTTAACCATTAATATTTTTTTAAGAGATTAAGTTTAATTAAGAAAAACATGCTGATTTTAAAGCGTAGCTAATCTTAACATTCTTAACTCCTTAAACAAATCTTAATGGTTCAAAAAATTATTTTTTAACCAATATTTTCTCCGTAGCTTTTTTACTTAAAATTTCCTGTTTACCTTCAACTTCAACCGTTACGGATCTGTCAAAACTTTCAATTTTAATAACTTTTATTTTGGTATTCAGGAGCAGTTTTCTTTCGGTTAAATAATTCAGAAAGGCGTCATCAGAAAGCGTAACAGAAGCAAAAACTACTGTTTCTCCAACATTGCATCCGCTTAATTTCTGTAAATCCTGGGAGATAATATTTCCGTCTTTATCAGGAATTGGTTCTCCGTGCGGATCAAACTTTGGATGGTCTAATATTTCATCCATCTTATCAAAGAAAATAGTAGAGTGCACGTGCTCAAGCTGTTCTGCGATTTCGTGGACATTTTCCCAGCCGAAATTCATTTTTTTAACCAAAAACATTTCGGTAAGTCTGTGTTTACGTACCACCAAAGCGGCTTCGCGTCTTCCTTTTTCGGTGACTCTGAGAGGTTTGTAGGTTTCATAAATGACCCAACTTTTGTCGGCAAATTTCTTCATCATGTTATTGACACTCGGCATTTTTACATTTAAAAATTTGCTCAGCTCGTTAATCGTAACCTTTCCTTCATTGTCAACTAAATGAAACAAAGCTTTCAGATAATTTTCTTCTGTTAATGTTGTTTTCAAAATGTTAGATGATTTTCAATACAAATCTAACAAAATATTATTAAAATTCAGGTCTTGTTAATTTAACTTTTTTTAATTTTACTGTATGAAATTTTCATTTAAAAACGACTATTCAGAGGGATGCCACCCAAATATCTTGCAGGCACTTTTACAAAGTAATCTCGATCAGCAGGCTGGCTATGGCGAAGATGAATATTCTTTACAGGCTAAAGAATTAATTAAAGAAAAAATTAAAAACCCAAATTCGGACATCTATTTTGTTTCCGGAGGAACACAGGCAAATTTAATTGTAATCTCTTCTATTTTAAGACCTTATCAATGTGCAATTTCGGCTTCTACAGGACATATTTTAAATAATGAAACCGGAGCAATCGAAGCGACAGGCCATAAAATATTAAATATTGAAACAGAAGATGGGAAATTAAGACCAACGGATATTACTCCTGTTTTGGAAAATCATCAAAATGTTCCGCATCAGGTAATGCCAAAATTGGTTTATATTTCGAATTCTACTGAGCTAGGAACGATTTATAATGCAAAAGAATTAGAAGATTTATCTACTTTTTGTAAACAAA harbors:
- a CDS encoding TssN family type VI secretion system protein; protein product: MEISSVKGIFFRYILMPLIAVIMMIILGIIRRNKPAIKIKVIIIYVLLCSLCLALPGFFGFAGNLFNPYWYLIAQIIYLIFGIIHVNLLDKYFKKHIESVSMSILFESILSLTCIAFGGYLFYLIFNWMSKGTGYAIMSATSMLIFLVPMVFYYCYIQFISIPFDIYKTWRYSPDQRLPDFEGADFDRLMVLNVELSKNLEDANRFRIKAKTLPTGVTFGDWFYRVVDDYNHKNPGSIIHLSDIEKEPYYWIFYTKKSFFSFRRYINFDMDISANGISENEVVICKRVIQHEEEGITRKP
- a CDS encoding multicopper oxidase domain-containing protein; the encoded protein is MKKLILFLIFLFSVFNFAQTTKTYYTCPMHPEVVSSKPGDCPKCKMTLVKKTVVIKPAVTPKPVAKPILNQETKVVETKKKLPVIKVKVKVDSKVNVKSKIKEVQKSDKKETKILSKPLSQQSQSIYVCPMHPEVTSNKTGTCPKCGMDLVEKERNEDEITEPETDKNLPFKRNSENGKVSFGGKTVRYDLYVKDTIVNFTGKNRRAIAVNGKLQAPTLYFTEGDTAEIYLHNMLKENTGFHWHGVILPNEHDGVPYLTTKPVQPGETHLYKFRVSQNGTYWYHSHQGLQEQIGMNGILVFNKREGEPKVQYTKEIPVLLGDWSDDDPMQIARRLHMANTDWYAIKKNAVQSYWEAIKSGNFGTKALNEWKRMEAMDVSDVYYDKFLINGQPSSDYSNLKAGDKVRLRVANGGSSTYFWLNFGGGKFKVVGNDGNDVVPVEVDRLIVGVSETYDIEVTIPENKSFEFRATSEDRIGHASLWLGSGEKIEAPNLPRLMLFEGMKMMNGMMEMSGNMKPMNMTMGNQMMDMNEVMYPELPESQRKMTAKHMNEMMGVKEKESKKEEDHSNHSEMNMKEEKHIKRLSYNILKSPEKTILPTENVREMKFTLEGNMNHYLWTLDNKTVTETDKILVKKGEILRITLYNNSMMRHPMHLHGHDFRLINSKGEYSPLKNVVDIMPMETDVIEFAANQDGDWFFHCHILYHMMAGMGRIFSYEDSKPNPQLPNRKLAWKDFMKDNRMVSSMAMLDVASNKIHAETMTMFGPRWANLNEFHSNWNMDHFDGNFKVGRFLGKFQWALPYAGFRIQKNHEIMERKMAEEMEMDFHGKKTWFGQQKASKNKAVFIVGAQYLLPMLVTADASIDQNGKVLLELSREDIPISRRIRGNFSLNSDGEFTTGLRYIVQKWFSISGNYNNEMGWGAGLTLTY
- a CDS encoding FAD-dependent monooxygenase — encoded protein: MNSISIIGAGIGGLALGNVLKQNNLDFTIYESAPEIKPVGAGIMMAINAMQTFDQLGLKEKIEKAGNKIHGISITDEKLKPITKTNILELENKYNSCNVAIHRAELQKILAENIGFEHIKLDHSLTQIKKKENYILNFENGIEVEGKIVFGADGIHSKIRNQIFETGNIRNAKQMCWRGLLDFDLPEEFHHQALEIWGKAKRFGFVKLSEKKIYWYALINHGKHKRYNSLAENFSDFNPLVLKILESTPKENIILNDIMDLSPIPKWYSENLCLIGDAAHATTPNMGQGACQAIEDSYIIGKLLETHQDFNTVFAEFQKIRRKKVDYVVNTSWKIGQISQWERGNSLRNFFMRLTPESINQKMVEKVIKLEM
- a CDS encoding sigma-70 family RNA polymerase sigma factor; amino-acid sequence: MRQLKITKQVTNRETASLDKYLQEIGKVELITADEEVDLAQRIRAGDRAALEKLIKANLRFVVSVSKQYQNQGLSLPDLINEGNLGLMKAAKRYDETRGFKFISYAVWWIRQSILQALAEQSRIVRLPLNKIGSINKINKAYAHLEQENERPPSPEELAEVLDMSEEDIKESMKNSGRHLSMDAPLVEGEDSNLYDVLRSGESPSPDKDLMLESLQIEIERALNTLTPREADLVRLYFGLNGKHPMTLEEIGETFDLTRERVRQIKEKAIKRLKHNTRSKILKSYLGK
- a CDS encoding S1/P1 nuclease, with product MKSIYSKILMLAFITSSLYSYAWGLTGHRIIAEIAENHLSGKARREIKKIMGRERLAYWANWPDFIKSDTTGAWKQASAWHYVNIDPQADFKAFEQNLKAQAGPSLYTQVKTLSAQVKDEKTSEKDRKIALIFLIHIMGDLSQPMHTGRSEDLGGNKINVTYFGEKTNLHSVWDGKLVDSQKYSYTEYSKLLDIKTDDEVKQIQTGTLEDWLYDSHKIANKIYAQTPNDSKLSYDYQYKFNDTMERQLLYGGLRLAKLLNDLF
- a CDS encoding type VI secretion system baseplate subunit TssG → MYENNIVDMYYNKLQTDFKAEAVAVNLLKYHRAVSNIFIDRIGINDRAYLKDIKNISSNYLGFDEEVFTIETYREGIYDYLPEGLFHPPSLGATRKNVESVVKEIRKQKRVEEDARKFFQPFELEIFFTEVSALLKEFDFDLTSDTDTLLETVSELWPLVKMLDKQNAYIFIYILPFFHQIRGDKKWLERCMTAFLQVPVEVTFAPNVIDGIGGNNDSMLLGNSKLGVTYIPSGKHMDGQRNWVVNIGPIPYSDMKKYIHGNPFRKVLQALYDYFLPVSVDVEENFITEKKEYSFMLEDDGRNANRLGYSTFL